In Bacteroidia bacterium, a genomic segment contains:
- a CDS encoding DUF1080 domain-containing protein, with the protein MSHSLSLPLFFLLALVACQPTPSSVSLFNGKDLTGWHVDVPDMDSLDVENPFIVRGGMLVSLGTPNGHLITDSVFKDYRLEVEYRFAAEPGNCGILVHASTPRALYSMFPKSVEVQMFHENAGDFWCIVEDISVPDMEARRGPKEEWGITEGKKRRILNLTDGSEKPVGEWNAMKIECLGTDVKVWVNGDLVNWGHDCTASQGQIAFQAEGSEVEVRKMVLTPITALTE; encoded by the coding sequence ATGTCTCATTCCCTTTCCCTCCCCCTATTTTTCTTGCTGGCGCTCGTTGCCTGCCAGCCAACTCCTTCATCTGTGAGTCTTTTCAACGGCAAAGACCTTACCGGCTGGCATGTGGATGTGCCGGACATGGATAGTCTCGACGTAGAAAATCCTTTTATTGTCAGGGGGGGAATGCTGGTGAGCCTGGGTACGCCCAACGGCCACCTGATCACTGACTCAGTATTTAAAGATTACCGGCTGGAGGTCGAGTACCGTTTTGCAGCAGAACCCGGTAACTGTGGCATACTCGTCCACGCCTCCACGCCTCGCGCGCTGTACAGCATGTTTCCCAAATCTGTGGAGGTGCAGATGTTTCACGAAAACGCCGGAGACTTCTGGTGTATTGTAGAAGATATCAGCGTACCCGATATGGAAGCCCGACGAGGACCAAAGGAAGAGTGGGGAATTACTGAAGGCAAAAAACGACGGATATTAAACCTCACCGACGGATCGGAAAAACCAGTGGGTGAATGGAATGCCATGAAGATCGAATGCCTGGGAACGGATGTCAAAGTTTGGGTAAATGGCGACCTCGTTAACTGGGGGCATGATTGCACCGCCAGCCAGGGGCAAATCGCCTTTCAGGCAGAAGGCTCAGAGGTGGAGGTCAGAAAGATGGTACTTACGCCGATTACGGCGCTGACAGAATAG
- a CDS encoding NYN domain-containing protein — protein MENTSNIAVFIDFENFPSGEFDAKKIITKLKEKGRILLKKAYADWGRFAADKRIMLENSIDLIELPSHKNKGKNSSDIKLVVDALETAFTKDYIDTFVVVSGDSDYTPLISKLRELNKYVIVIGHKKNMSSLLAGYCDEVHFYSNFVGNVTSSGNIAELAPVFDLLTRSVIALKDTGSNTLGSRVKQYMRQLDSSFDEKKYGFSTLGEFWRKATAEKIISFTETNSGDYEISLYQTGNRGEYSQLETDHNTPIDSQGKPDIQYFIYWATQLYPEEQQQRLDINLLAQGIRQLDKDYSLPKYGYSNTSGLKGMLKDIEKKGMIRLFEEKKTNNTDYFIKPLEKLVVQYESSTKPYNFELIKEIVDLSTQVSVYKKYLRECGYNADLEKIEVIFSQISTFLYQLEEGKFATINDILAHCVQSLQALYSEAVIRAVFKTLAESGLFLDEESYTIEDLNSPYQVVSAEPDNDIQSMVTIFLTKQLQEKFGDDIDARKLQFLFYREID, from the coding sequence ATGGAAAACACTTCTAATATTGCCGTATTTATTGATTTTGAAAATTTCCCTTCCGGTGAATTTGACGCAAAAAAAATCATTACAAAACTCAAAGAAAAAGGCAGAATCCTACTGAAAAAAGCCTATGCAGACTGGGGGCGATTTGCAGCAGACAAACGGATCATGCTGGAAAACTCTATAGACCTGATCGAGCTGCCCAGCCATAAAAACAAAGGCAAAAATTCTTCCGACATCAAACTGGTCGTTGACGCACTGGAAACCGCCTTTACCAAAGACTATATTGATACCTTTGTGGTAGTTTCCGGTGATAGCGATTATACTCCTCTGATCTCCAAATTGCGGGAGCTAAACAAGTATGTTATCGTCATTGGCCATAAAAAAAACATGAGTTCGCTGTTGGCCGGATACTGTGATGAGGTACATTTTTACAGCAATTTTGTCGGTAATGTCACCAGTTCCGGAAATATCGCGGAGCTTGCCCCGGTATTTGACCTGCTTACCCGATCCGTTATCGCGCTCAAAGATACCGGCTCCAATACGCTGGGTTCCAGAGTAAAACAATATATGCGTCAGTTGGATTCTTCTTTTGACGAAAAAAAATATGGGTTCAGTACATTGGGCGAATTTTGGCGGAAAGCTACTGCCGAAAAAATCATCAGTTTTACAGAAACCAATTCCGGGGACTACGAAATTTCTTTATATCAAACAGGAAACCGGGGAGAATATTCCCAACTGGAAACAGACCATAACACACCGATCGACTCACAGGGAAAACCTGATATTCAATATTTTATCTATTGGGCGACTCAGCTTTATCCCGAAGAACAACAGCAAAGGCTGGATATAAATCTCCTGGCCCAGGGAATCAGGCAACTGGACAAAGATTACTCCCTACCCAAATACGGATATTCCAATACGAGTGGATTAAAGGGCATGCTCAAAGACATAGAAAAAAAGGGCATGATCAGACTGTTTGAAGAAAAGAAAACCAACAACACGGATTATTTTATCAAACCATTGGAAAAGCTTGTTGTACAATATGAAAGTTCTACCAAACCCTACAACTTCGAACTCATCAAAGAAATCGTAGACCTCAGCACACAGGTCTCTGTCTATAAAAAATACCTGAGAGAATGCGGGTATAATGCAGATCTTGAGAAAATAGAGGTCATTTTCAGCCAAATCAGCACTTTTCTCTATCAGTTGGAAGAAGGGAAATTTGCTACCATCAACGACATCCTTGCTCACTGTGTACAGTCTTTGCAGGCATTGTACTCGGAGGCGGTCATCCGGGCGGTGTTTAAAACGCTGGCTGAAAGCGGACTGTTTTTGGATGAGGAAAGTTATACGATTGAAGACCTCAACTCCCCTTACCAGGTAGTGAGTGCGGAGCCTGACAATGATATTCAGAGTATGGTCACCATATTTCTGACCAAACAATTGCAGGAGAAATTTGGCGACGACATTGACGCGAGAAAACTCCAGTTTTTATTTTACCGCGAAATTGATTGA
- a CDS encoding PQQ-dependent sugar dehydrogenase encodes MVILISCFLIQCNSHKPLPPGDPDNGGLVLPDGFEAVVVIDSVGRARHLAVSESGDIYVKIRVGKPKGIVALRDTDNDGKADVVEPFENYPETGTYGTGMELHNGYLYFSTAGEVYRTKLKKGQLIPEGEAELILTDDYKHAKFGSEHIAKPLAFDDDGHMYVPFGAPGDMCQVENRKPGSPGQDPCPQLEFHGGVWQFDANKLNQVQADGVHYATGIRSIVAMDWNHQANDLFALQHGRDDLVRTWPELYNTWQSALLPSEEFFRVKQGFDGGWPYYYYDDMQGKKLLNPEYGGDGKKEGKGAEYEQPLIGFPGHWAPNDLYFYEGDQFPARYKNGAFIAFHGSTIRGPYPQAGYFVAFVPFKDGAPSGPWEVFADGFAQVDTIVNTSDAAARPMGIAMGPDGSLYVSESEKGKIWRIMYKGDKASFGETQLAKMEERKNLPHIKTPDIVKDNLDKGRAKAGAKLYATYCSACHQPNGKGDGNRFPPLLGSEWITGDIHKTIEVVLNGLEGPITVNGQAYDGIMPANNFLKDEEIAQILTYVRQEFGEGADGIQAFEVRVVRNILRRRQEKAENGGGE; translated from the coding sequence ATGGTGATCCTAATCAGTTGTTTTTTGATTCAGTGTAACAGCCACAAACCCCTGCCTCCCGGTGACCCGGACAATGGCGGGCTGGTTTTGCCCGACGGCTTTGAGGCCGTGGTTGTGATTGACAGCGTGGGTCGCGCCCGCCATCTTGCAGTAAGCGAAAGCGGCGATATCTATGTCAAAATCCGTGTGGGCAAACCCAAGGGCATCGTCGCCCTTCGCGACACCGACAATGACGGCAAAGCGGATGTGGTCGAACCCTTTGAAAATTATCCCGAAACCGGCACCTACGGTACCGGCATGGAGTTGCACAATGGCTATCTCTATTTCAGCACTGCCGGCGAAGTCTATCGCACAAAACTGAAAAAAGGCCAACTGATTCCCGAAGGCGAAGCCGAACTGATCCTGACCGACGACTACAAACATGCCAAATTTGGCTCCGAACATATCGCAAAACCGCTCGCCTTCGACGACGACGGGCATATGTATGTGCCATTTGGTGCGCCTGGCGACATGTGCCAGGTAGAAAACCGTAAACCCGGTTCTCCCGGTCAGGATCCCTGCCCACAACTCGAATTTCACGGCGGCGTATGGCAGTTTGACGCAAACAAACTCAATCAGGTACAGGCCGACGGTGTGCATTATGCGACGGGCATACGGAGTATCGTTGCCATGGATTGGAATCATCAGGCAAATGATTTGTTTGCCCTACAGCATGGACGCGATGACCTGGTACGCACATGGCCGGAATTGTACAACACCTGGCAAAGTGCGCTCCTGCCTTCGGAAGAATTTTTCCGGGTAAAACAGGGATTTGATGGCGGCTGGCCTTATTATTACTACGACGATATGCAGGGTAAAAAGCTGCTGAACCCCGAATACGGTGGCGACGGCAAAAAGGAGGGGAAGGGAGCCGAATACGAACAACCGCTGATCGGTTTTCCTGGCCATTGGGCACCCAACGACCTGTACTTTTACGAAGGCGATCAGTTTCCGGCCCGTTACAAAAACGGCGCATTTATCGCTTTCCATGGATCGACAATTCGCGGCCCCTATCCGCAGGCGGGGTATTTTGTGGCATTTGTTCCGTTTAAAGACGGCGCCCCTTCAGGCCCCTGGGAAGTGTTTGCCGATGGCTTTGCACAGGTAGATACCATTGTCAACACCAGTGATGCTGCTGCCCGTCCGATGGGCATCGCGATGGGACCTGACGGCTCACTATATGTCAGCGAAAGTGAAAAAGGAAAGATTTGGCGCATTATGTATAAAGGCGACAAGGCCAGCTTTGGTGAAACGCAGCTGGCAAAAATGGAGGAACGCAAAAACCTCCCCCATATCAAAACGCCCGACATTGTCAAAGATAACTTAGACAAAGGAAGAGCAAAAGCCGGAGCAAAATTGTATGCTACCTATTGCAGCGCCTGCCATCAGCCAAACGGAAAAGGAGACGGAAACCGTTTTCCGCCTTTATTGGGCTCCGAATGGATAACCGGAGATATACACAAAACGATTGAAGTCGTACTCAACGGCCTCGAAGGGCCCATCACCGTCAACGGACAAGCCTACGATGGAATCATGCCGGCAAATAACTTCCTCAAAGATGAAGAAATTGCCCAAATCCTCACTTATGTACGGCAAGAGTTTGGCGAAGGTGCCGATGGCATTCAGGCTTTTGAAGTTCGGGTCGTGAGGAATATCCTTCGCAGACGGCAGGAAAAAGCTGAAAACGGCGGCGGGGAATAA
- a CDS encoding S8 family serine peptidase: MKIFPQIVLALLFFPALTFGQANYFVYFKDKPAVSFEDVRAEFHPNALMRRIKNGLPLISETDFPVSDDYRCEVGEQVMNVRHSLRWLNAVSVEATEAQIQKVSNLPYVKSVEAFSSEAQLASFPVSTTDRLDTLLSLVRGQMHLDMLLDSNLTGKGVRIAILDAGFDDADIHPAIDRARKYNQIVATKDFYDGDDNVYAHSLHGMQVLSCIAGMYEGRPLGAAMDAEFLLARVEHETKELAAEEDNWIAAAEWADKMGADMISSSVTYTDKRYTYADMDGKTAPVSRAAAIAVQKGMLVICSMGNEGDEKWRYMGAPADVPGVLSVGGSLPVLPMRNPFSSFGPNALNQRKPDLSAPGFTLTAIKKFKYGENAGTSFSTPLVAGVAACMIQRYPEKTQREIFDLLCRSGHFYPYYDYELGYGIADVARFLQKPTDTLSPTFEVIHQSDSVILKFDTAYMYKDSTNFPNGRVLYYHLENEAGYLGAYFTIRLKNNTQYYFFRRRETSHGMLRIWLGGYLYEERI, encoded by the coding sequence ATGAAAATTTTCCCACAGATTGTACTCGCACTGTTGTTTTTTCCTGCATTGACTTTTGGACAGGCAAATTACTTTGTTTATTTCAAAGATAAGCCTGCGGTTTCATTTGAAGATGTGCGCGCCGAATTTCACCCCAACGCACTGATGCGTCGAATCAAAAACGGATTGCCCCTGATCTCAGAAACCGACTTTCCGGTCAGTGATGATTATCGCTGCGAAGTAGGAGAACAGGTAATGAACGTGCGACATTCCCTTCGATGGCTGAATGCAGTTTCTGTGGAGGCGACAGAGGCGCAAATCCAAAAGGTCAGCAACCTCCCTTATGTAAAAAGTGTGGAAGCATTTTCATCAGAAGCACAGTTGGCATCTTTTCCGGTAAGTACTACCGATCGGCTGGATACGCTTTTGTCGCTGGTTCGCGGTCAAATGCACTTAGATATGTTGCTGGACAGCAATCTGACGGGCAAAGGGGTGAGAATCGCTATTCTGGATGCGGGCTTTGACGATGCTGACATTCACCCTGCAATAGACAGAGCCAGAAAATACAATCAAATTGTTGCTACCAAAGACTTTTATGATGGAGACGATAATGTCTATGCACATTCTCTGCACGGCATGCAGGTGTTGAGCTGTATTGCCGGAATGTATGAAGGCCGTCCGCTTGGAGCGGCGATGGACGCTGAGTTTTTACTCGCCCGGGTAGAACATGAGACTAAAGAACTTGCTGCCGAAGAAGATAACTGGATTGCCGCAGCAGAATGGGCTGACAAAATGGGCGCTGACATGATCAGCTCGTCGGTAACCTATACCGACAAACGATATACCTATGCAGATATGGACGGGAAAACGGCACCTGTGAGCCGGGCCGCCGCCATTGCCGTGCAAAAAGGTATGCTGGTTATTTGTTCTATGGGCAATGAGGGCGACGAAAAATGGCGGTATATGGGTGCTCCGGCTGATGTGCCCGGGGTTTTGTCTGTAGGTGGTTCTCTTCCCGTGTTACCGATGCGCAATCCCTTTTCATCCTTTGGTCCAAACGCACTAAACCAGCGCAAACCTGATCTTTCTGCTCCGGGGTTCACGCTCACGGCCATCAAAAAATTTAAGTACGGAGAGAATGCCGGAACTTCTTTTTCTACTCCCTTGGTTGCGGGTGTGGCAGCCTGTATGATTCAACGGTATCCGGAAAAAACCCAGCGGGAAATATTTGATTTACTGTGCCGTTCGGGACATTTTTATCCTTATTACGACTACGAGCTGGGGTATGGCATTGCAGATGTTGCCCGGTTTCTGCAAAAGCCAACAGATACCCTTTCCCCAACTTTCGAAGTGATCCATCAGTCTGATTCCGTGATTTTAAAGTTTGATACTGCCTATATGTATAAAGACAGCACCAATTTCCCCAATGGAAGAGTACTGTATTATCACCTGGAAAATGAAGCAGGATATCTGGGGGCATATTTTACCATTCGCCTGAAAAACAACACCCAATACTATTTTTTTCGGAGGAGGGAAACTTCCCATGGAATGCTCCGAATCTGGTTGGGAGGGTATTTGTATGAAGAGCGGATTTGA
- a CDS encoding nucleoside deaminase: MNEMQIKFMREAIRLSEESVKNGGGPFGAVVVKNGQIIARGNNRVTQNFDPTAHAEVVAIREACKELHAFQLEGCEIYTSCEPCPMCLGAIYWARPARVFFGNNQTDAARIGFDDSFIYREIAAPLPDRKIPMLQLLPEEAITAFRMWENKTDKTEY, encoded by the coding sequence ATGAACGAAATGCAAATAAAATTTATGCGGGAAGCCATCAGGCTATCAGAGGAGAGTGTAAAAAATGGCGGCGGCCCGTTTGGTGCGGTAGTAGTAAAAAACGGGCAAATCATCGCCCGGGGAAATAACCGTGTGACGCAGAATTTTGACCCTACGGCACATGCCGAGGTTGTGGCGATTCGCGAAGCCTGTAAAGAACTTCACGCCTTCCAGTTGGAGGGTTGCGAAATTTATACCAGTTGTGAGCCTTGTCCGATGTGTCTGGGTGCCATCTATTGGGCGAGGCCTGCCCGCGTATTTTTTGGCAATAACCAGACCGATGCAGCCCGTATTGGTTTTGATGACAGTTTTATTTACAGAGAAATCGCAGCGCCCCTACCCGACAGAAAAATCCCCATGCTCCAGCTACTTCCCGAAGAAGCGATTACAGCTTTCCGGATGTGGGAAAACAAAACTGACAAAACGGAATATTGA
- a CDS encoding 2-C-methyl-D-erythritol 4-phosphate cytidylyltransferase — protein MKKCVLIVAGGSGMRMGADIPKQFLPLAGVPVLIHTLRRFFLWENRLPVGLVLPEDQFSFWEKLAAEFLTPSQRAQITLSKGGKTRTESVHNGLEKLTARVGESEDALVGIHDGVRPFVTNDMLTTAFELAAVHGASVVCVPVKASIREIGDDGQSRAVDRARFLEVQTPQTFKLKEILDCYRNRAAEGNFTDDASLYELTGKTVAICPGSYDNIKITTPEDLLVAEGILRGSQ, from the coding sequence ATGAAAAAATGTGTTTTGATCGTTGCGGGAGGGAGTGGGATGCGTATGGGCGCAGACATTCCCAAACAATTTCTGCCGTTGGCAGGAGTTCCTGTCCTGATACATACCTTACGCCGTTTTTTCCTGTGGGAAAATCGTCTTCCTGTAGGGCTGGTTCTTCCCGAAGACCAGTTTAGTTTTTGGGAAAAATTAGCAGCAGAATTTCTCACACCTTCACAGCGCGCACAGATCACGCTCAGCAAGGGCGGGAAAACCCGCACGGAATCTGTTCACAATGGACTGGAAAAACTGACTGCGCGAGTCGGAGAGTCCGAAGATGCCCTTGTGGGAATCCACGACGGCGTACGACCCTTTGTAACCAACGATATGCTGACCACAGCATTTGAGCTGGCTGCGGTACACGGAGCATCTGTCGTATGTGTACCGGTAAAAGCCTCCATCCGCGAGATCGGAGACGACGGACAAAGCCGGGCGGTGGACCGCGCCCGTTTTCTGGAAGTGCAAACGCCGCAGACTTTCAAGCTGAAAGAAATTCTGGATTGCTACCGCAATCGCGCCGCTGAAGGAAATTTTACCGATGACGCCAGCCTGTACGAACTTACGGGAAAAACCGTGGCCATTTGTCCCGGTTCCTATGACAATATCAAAATCACCACCCCTGAAGATTTGCTTGTAGCTGAAGGGATCCTTCGTGGAAGTCAGTAG
- the queA gene encoding tRNA preQ1(34) S-adenosylmethionine ribosyltransferase-isomerase QueA, with the protein MKLSAFNFEIPENLTALHPADPRDSCRLMVAHRDTGKIEHRKFSDILEYFVEGDVMVLNDTKVFPARLIGKKEKTGAKIEVFLLRELNARQKLWDVLVEPARKIRVGNKLFFGENDLVAEVVDNTTSRGRTIRFLYDGENEELHQLIDKLGKTPIPPYISDVRNVEAKDRENYQTVFAKNVGAVAAPTAGLHFTRELLKRFELNGVEQAALTLHVGIGAFNPVEVEDLSKHRMDSEYFVIPNEARMLVNEAKTSKKRVLAVGTSVMRALESAVSAGRMLNPADGWTDKFIYPPYDFNIANAFLTNFHRPKSTLLMMVSAFMGYEFMMECYETAVKEKYKFYSYGDALLIL; encoded by the coding sequence ATGAAACTATCGGCCTTTAACTTCGAAATCCCTGAAAATTTAACCGCTCTTCACCCCGCAGATCCCCGCGATTCCTGCCGTCTGATGGTTGCTCACCGCGATACCGGGAAAATAGAACATCGGAAATTTTCGGACATTCTCGAATATTTTGTTGAAGGAGATGTGATGGTCTTAAATGACACCAAAGTATTTCCTGCCCGGCTAATCGGCAAAAAGGAAAAAACCGGTGCCAAAATTGAGGTTTTCCTTCTTCGTGAGCTCAATGCCCGCCAGAAACTATGGGATGTGCTCGTTGAACCTGCCCGGAAAATCAGGGTAGGAAATAAACTCTTCTTTGGTGAAAATGATCTGGTAGCTGAAGTGGTAGATAATACTACCTCCCGTGGCCGTACCATTCGTTTCCTTTACGACGGAGAAAATGAAGAACTTCATCAACTCATAGATAAACTCGGCAAAACGCCTATTCCTCCCTATATCAGCGATGTGCGCAATGTAGAGGCTAAGGACCGGGAAAATTACCAAACCGTTTTTGCCAAAAATGTCGGAGCCGTCGCCGCTCCTACCGCCGGCCTGCACTTTACCCGTGAATTGCTCAAGCGTTTTGAACTCAACGGCGTTGAGCAGGCTGCCCTCACCCTTCATGTGGGAATCGGCGCTTTCAATCCGGTAGAAGTGGAAGATCTTTCCAAACACCGTATGGACTCCGAATATTTTGTGATTCCCAATGAAGCGCGTATGCTTGTAAATGAGGCGAAAACCAGCAAAAAAAGAGTACTCGCCGTGGGAACTTCTGTCATGCGGGCCCTCGAATCTGCGGTTTCCGCAGGTCGTATGCTGAATCCCGCCGATGGCTGGACGGATAAGTTTATCTATCCTCCCTACGATTTCAATATCGCCAATGCATTCCTCACCAACTTCCACCGCCCGAAGTCAACTCTCCTGATGATGGTTTCAGCTTTTATGGGCTATGAATTTATGATGGAATGTTATGAAACAGCGGTAAAAGAAAAGTATAAGTTTTACAGCTACGGCGACGCACTCCTGATTCTTTAG
- a CDS encoding T9SS type A sorting domain-containing protein produces MKRILPFLMIFLAAVPTAIACSFAVQDISFCQFANWNPEYTIARGKIVKRIDHGLRLELYEVYRGSETRSEVILWDREDVDCNGIIISYSTDHVGEVGQTILLVMEQIVTPEISWETSGDYRNSYSRFQGFDPFARPMVQSGDKLKGLFSDGINSVDLDDLADKLNNCTEDILSPPRIVGGSTELVIYPNPAYDFLFVQNEISPESEINIFDMSGRLVLRQMEYLMERGIRVNLLPEGIYILSIKSEGLIVRKKIRIIR; encoded by the coding sequence ATGAAAAGAATTTTACCCTTTCTGATGATCTTTTTGGCCGCAGTGCCTACTGCAATCGCCTGTTCCTTTGCTGTACAGGATATTTCATTTTGTCAGTTTGCCAACTGGAACCCCGAATATACCATTGCCCGTGGCAAAATCGTCAAAAGAATCGACCACGGTCTGCGGCTTGAGTTATATGAAGTGTATCGCGGCAGTGAGACCCGCAGCGAGGTGATTCTCTGGGATCGGGAAGATGTGGATTGTAACGGAATCATCATCAGCTATTCTACCGATCATGTAGGGGAGGTCGGACAGACGATTCTTCTGGTGATGGAACAAATCGTTACGCCGGAAATTAGCTGGGAAACCTCTGGCGATTACCGGAATAGCTACAGTAGATTTCAGGGTTTTGATCCATTTGCCCGGCCTATGGTGCAAAGTGGAGACAAATTAAAGGGACTTTTCTCCGATGGGATAAATTCTGTGGATCTGGATGATCTCGCAGACAAACTAAATAATTGTACAGAGGATATTCTCTCCCCTCCGCGGATTGTCGGAGGCAGTACAGAACTCGTGATTTATCCCAATCCTGCCTATGATTTTCTGTTTGTGCAAAACGAAATTTCTCCCGAATCCGAAATCAATATCTTTGATATGAGCGGAAGATTAGTGCTCCGGCAAATGGAATACCTGATGGAGAGAGGCATCAGAGTCAATCTTCTTCCGGAAGGGATTTACATACTATCCATAAAATCGGAAGGTCTGATCGTGCGAAAAAAAATACGCATTATCCGCTGA